Proteins encoded in a region of the Anaerobacillus sp. CMMVII genome:
- a CDS encoding OmpA family protein, giving the protein MINKYKKLFKGEQEESHFWPSFTDLLTAILLFFILIFIVMMVIKSFQIEEMKRTIDQIMGVRVDLINELNAEFSDSTLGIEIDEKTGALIFNTDILFEFDDSILKPEAFVFLDEFVPAYLDVLLERGYEDYISEIIIEGHADQIGGYLYNLELSQQRAFSVAQYILSDSFPYKNIQAHLQEKLTVNGRSYTDGRTDAAGNYSHKDSRRVEFKFRLKDQEILEKTRELLGKN; this is encoded by the coding sequence ATGATTAATAAGTATAAAAAGCTATTCAAAGGCGAGCAGGAGGAAAGTCATTTTTGGCCGTCATTTACCGATTTACTAACAGCGATTTTACTATTTTTTATTCTCATCTTTATCGTGATGATGGTGATCAAATCGTTTCAAATTGAAGAAATGAAGCGAACCATTGATCAAATCATGGGAGTTCGCGTTGATTTAATTAATGAACTTAATGCAGAATTTAGTGACTCAACGTTAGGTATTGAAATTGATGAAAAAACGGGGGCATTGATCTTTAACACCGATATTTTATTTGAGTTTGATGACTCGATCTTAAAACCAGAGGCGTTTGTGTTTTTGGATGAATTTGTTCCTGCCTATTTAGATGTGTTACTTGAAAGAGGCTACGAAGACTATATTTCAGAAATCATTATCGAAGGTCATGCCGATCAAATAGGCGGATATCTGTATAACCTAGAACTTTCGCAACAACGGGCATTTAGTGTTGCACAATATATCCTTAGCGATTCTTTTCCATATAAGAACATTCAGGCCCACTTGCAGGAAAAATTAACAGTCAACGGAAGGTCCTATACTGATGGACGTACCGATGCAGCAGGGAACTATAGTCACAAAGATTCCCGCCGAGTCGAATTCAAATTCCGCTTAAAAGACCAAGAGATCCTGGAGAAAACAAGAGAATTGTTAGGGAAGAACTAA
- a CDS encoding MotA/TolQ/ExbB proton channel family protein: protein MVEAILKIFTSEQQAQAILSNSLIEFIFFVLFVTFAVAVIVHFVLYSRLNRIRSFLNTSNSLEISPLNRFQAEFEHKNSQESLKVETFVQKKFSSWKMFNIPVISLIKMIQMTVSVFILVGVLGTFIGLAMSLESIDGTGDQLVENIVPVLAGLSTAFYTSIAGMGFSLIMTVITRVANTEYLLTDIMLKVESYLEENEPNDMARLINVSESINTSITQLRDSFSGFQEYTVGLQQSARDLALFNEGLSKNLKDFTVLFDGIREVTAGFDSGVSKLNKSFDQLFTYFHSMDKRNDLLANTFTETYKKIKELSTSQTDTMNQFQEAVVDWKEYISTIADRQEAIHSSFERMTVQSDNLVKIMKENNHQFKSIFGNDVSTKLSGIHASLRDLKGDFDKLGHSIVRLPEALDMINIAQVEYKNLLKDRLDDLKQFNQDFNNHLKSHTRDTQTFEKHLSDASRSYEQMGIKNNQLLSEINRTVMQVTDSMNHRESQIESSVGVLKDTLSRYVANLEGTLGEKLDKVGRNLGEYVVDMNDAIKKEFKQIGQIAEENQLRSARATQQTINDLNQEFQNLNRLLQSFSQESVRQTHRIRVGSND, encoded by the coding sequence GTGGTTGAAGCTATTTTAAAAATATTTACAAGTGAACAGCAGGCACAAGCGATTTTATCTAATTCGTTGATTGAGTTTATTTTCTTTGTTTTGTTTGTGACCTTTGCTGTAGCGGTAATCGTTCATTTTGTTTTGTATAGTCGATTAAATCGAATCAGAAGTTTTTTAAACACCTCAAATTCACTGGAAATTAGTCCATTAAATAGGTTTCAAGCGGAATTTGAACATAAGAATAGTCAGGAATCGCTAAAAGTAGAAACTTTTGTTCAAAAGAAGTTCTCGAGTTGGAAGATGTTTAACATTCCGGTGATTAGCCTAATAAAAATGATTCAGATGACGGTATCTGTTTTTATCTTAGTGGGGGTTTTGGGAACTTTCATTGGACTTGCGATGTCATTAGAAAGTATTGATGGCACGGGAGATCAACTTGTGGAAAATATCGTGCCCGTACTTGCTGGACTTTCTACGGCATTTTATACGAGTATTGCTGGTATGGGATTTTCGTTAATTATGACTGTGATTACTAGAGTGGCGAATACCGAATATTTGTTAACTGATATTATGTTGAAAGTTGAGTCTTACCTTGAAGAAAACGAACCTAACGACATGGCTCGTCTCATTAATGTTTCTGAATCGATCAATACATCGATTACTCAGCTACGGGATTCGTTTAGTGGATTTCAGGAGTATACCGTCGGCTTGCAGCAATCTGCTAGAGATCTAGCCTTATTTAATGAAGGGCTCTCGAAAAATCTGAAAGACTTTACAGTACTTTTTGATGGAATAAGAGAGGTAACTGCAGGCTTCGATAGCGGTGTATCAAAGTTAAATAAAAGTTTTGATCAATTATTCACGTATTTTCACAGTATGGATAAGCGAAATGATCTACTTGCCAATACATTTACTGAAACCTATAAAAAAATAAAAGAACTATCAACTTCTCAGACAGATACAATGAATCAATTCCAAGAAGCTGTCGTAGATTGGAAGGAATATATCTCCACGATTGCCGATAGACAGGAAGCGATCCATAGTTCGTTCGAACGGATGACCGTGCAGAGTGATAATCTTGTAAAAATAATGAAGGAAAACAATCACCAGTTTAAGAGTATTTTTGGAAACGATGTTAGCACGAAGCTATCAGGAATTCATGCTTCGTTACGAGATTTAAAAGGTGACTTTGATAAATTAGGTCATTCGATCGTCCGTTTACCTGAGGCACTTGATATGATTAACATTGCACAAGTAGAGTATAAAAATCTATTAAAAGACCGTTTAGATGATTTAAAACAATTCAATCAGGATTTTAATAATCATTTAAAATCGCATACAAGAGACACCCAAACTTTTGAAAAACATCTGAGTGATGCTTCACGTTCCTATGAGCAAATGGGAATAAAAAATAATCAATTGTTAAGTGAAATCAATCGTACGGTTATGCAAGTTACAGACTCGATGAATCATAGAGAAAGTCAGATTGAATCTAGTGTGGGTGTTCTCAAAGATACTCTATCTAGATATGTAGCAAATTTAGAGGGGACACTCGGGGAAAAGCTTGATAAGGTTGGTAGAAATCTTGGTGAATATGTAGTCGATATGAATGATGCAATTAAAAAAGAATTTAAGCAAATCGGTCAAATTGCAGAAGAAAACCAATTAAGAAGTGCTCGCGCTACTCAGCAAACGATAAATGACCTTAATCAAGAGTTTCAAAATCTAAATCGATTGCTTCAATCCTTCTCACAAGAGTCAGTTAGACAAACTCATCGAATAAGGGTTGGTAGCAATGATTAA
- a CDS encoding 3-hydroxyacyl-CoA dehydrogenase, with the protein MKIQDTIAVVTGGASGLGEAVVRNIVKGGGKSVILDLDVERGEALSKELGEQSLFVLTDVADETSVQLALEKAIEKFGEINAAVNCAGIGVAKKVLSKKGVHDLGIFSKVLQVNLVGTFNVIRLAAEKMTANEPNENGERGVIINTASVAAFEGQIGQAAYSASKGGVVGLTLPIARELASYGIRVMTIAPGLFDTPMFSSLPTEVRDALGAMTPFPSRLGKPSEYALLAQSIIENPMLNGEVIRLDGAIRMQPK; encoded by the coding sequence ATGAAGATACAAGATACGATTGCAGTAGTTACTGGTGGTGCTTCTGGATTAGGAGAGGCTGTAGTTAGAAACATCGTGAAGGGTGGAGGGAAATCCGTCATTTTGGACCTAGATGTTGAAAGAGGAGAAGCTCTATCAAAAGAACTTGGGGAGCAATCCTTGTTTGTTCTAACCGATGTGGCCGATGAAACGAGTGTTCAACTTGCGTTAGAGAAGGCAATTGAAAAGTTCGGGGAGATAAATGCTGCTGTAAACTGTGCAGGAATTGGGGTAGCTAAAAAGGTTTTAAGTAAAAAAGGTGTCCATGATCTTGGTATATTTTCAAAAGTCCTTCAAGTCAACTTAGTTGGAACCTTTAATGTGATAAGACTTGCTGCTGAAAAAATGACAGCAAATGAGCCAAATGAAAATGGTGAGCGAGGAGTTATTATTAACACGGCTTCTGTTGCTGCTTTTGAAGGACAAATTGGGCAAGCTGCCTATAGTGCTTCTAAGGGCGGTGTCGTCGGTTTAACGTTGCCGATTGCACGTGAACTTGCCTCTTACGGAATTAGAGTTATGACAATTGCTCCTGGCCTATTTGATACACCAATGTTTTCTTCGTTGCCAACTGAGGTTCGAGATGCGTTAGGAGCCATGACACCATTTCCATCACGCCTTGGAAAACCTAGTGAATATGCGCTTTTAGCCCAATCGATCATCGAGAATCCTATGCTGAATGGAGAAGTTATACGGTTGGACGGAGCTATACGCATGCAACCCAAGTAA
- a CDS encoding IS4 family transposase, which translates to MIFLRKSRFLEAVKLTQEVLDDFIFMCEARAKPGYFTRVGKNKLSFKTTILFMLNFVRKSLQYELDNFFEVIDKEKVAISKQGFTAARKKIKPEAFMYLFNMIADWFYEQGSYKTYMGYRLCAIDAAILEINNSKKLRDVYNSAKGTSVELARGMTSCIYDIENNIIVKALITKCTAPEREVATQLIEMLRKSGSKNDLLLFDRGYPSIDFFFYLMSVHTKFVIRIPNNYYKNKIDSTLADQTIRFEKQGSEITLRVIKFELDSGIEEILVTNLMDTSLDVKHFKSLYFKRWGIEVKYDELKNKLEIQKFTGDSKETIEQDFYASMFLANMVSLVKQEADELIEIEHSMKKLKHQYTVNINILIGKLKDKLLVILLETLEELRLIMYQKILKEVIRNKVPKRPGRKFIRRKSLKANKNCMNRKTCI; encoded by the coding sequence GTGATTTTTTTGCGAAAAAGTAGGTTTTTAGAAGCAGTTAAATTAACTCAGGAAGTGTTGGATGATTTTATTTTCATGTGTGAAGCAAGGGCTAAACCGGGTTATTTTACTCGTGTGGGGAAAAATAAGTTAAGTTTTAAGACTACGATTCTGTTTATGTTAAATTTCGTTAGGAAAAGCCTTCAATATGAGTTGGATAACTTCTTCGAAGTGATTGATAAGGAGAAGGTGGCAATAAGCAAGCAAGGTTTTACTGCGGCAAGGAAGAAGATTAAACCTGAAGCATTTATGTATTTATTCAATATGATAGCGGATTGGTTTTACGAACAGGGTAGCTATAAAACCTATATGGGATATCGATTATGTGCAATAGACGCTGCTATTTTGGAGATAAATAACTCTAAAAAATTAAGGGATGTCTATAACTCAGCGAAAGGCACGTCGGTCGAGCTTGCACGAGGAATGACATCCTGTATATATGATATCGAAAATAACATAATAGTTAAAGCATTAATTACAAAATGTACAGCACCAGAACGAGAAGTAGCCACACAACTGATAGAAATGTTAAGAAAAAGTGGATCTAAGAATGATTTACTTCTCTTCGACCGTGGATATCCTTCCATTGACTTTTTCTTTTATTTGATGAGTGTTCATACCAAATTTGTCATTAGAATTCCTAATAATTACTACAAAAATAAGATAGATTCAACATTAGCTGATCAAACCATTAGGTTTGAAAAACAAGGAAGCGAGATTACTTTAAGAGTCATAAAGTTTGAGTTAGATTCTGGGATCGAGGAAATATTAGTAACCAATTTGATGGACACATCGTTAGATGTGAAGCACTTTAAGTCACTATACTTTAAACGTTGGGGAATTGAAGTAAAATACGATGAGTTAAAGAACAAGTTAGAAATACAGAAATTCACAGGCGATTCCAAGGAGACTATTGAACAAGATTTTTATGCTTCAATGTTCCTAGCAAATATGGTCTCATTGGTTAAACAAGAGGCAGACGAGCTAATAGAAATAGAACATTCGATGAAGAAGCTCAAGCATCAATATACTGTAAATATCAACATACTTATTGGGAAACTCAAGGACAAATTACTCGTAATACTTCTAGAAACACTTGAGGAGCTTCGGCTAATAATGTATCAAAAAATTTTAAAAGAAGTTATCCGAAATAAGGTTCCGAAAAGGCCTGGAAGGAAATTTATACGTCGAAAAAGCTTAAAAGCGAACAAAAATTGTATGAACAGAAAGACTTGCATCTAA